In a single window of the Podarcis raffonei isolate rPodRaf1 chromosome 14, rPodRaf1.pri, whole genome shotgun sequence genome:
- the SOX8 gene encoding transcription factor SOX-8, which translates to MLNMSEEHSKALEAPGSPAGTASSMSHVDSDSDAPSSPAGSEGAPGVPSASSQRPGSGPKGEPGDVDERFPACIRDAVSQVLKGYDWSLVPMPVRGNGALKAKPHVKRPMNAFMVWAQAARRKLADQYPHLHNAELSKTLGKLWRLLSESEKRPFVEEAERLRVQHKKDHPDYKYQPRRRKSVKAGQSDSDSGAELSHHSGNQIYKADTGLGSMSETHHHSDHAGQTHGPPTPPTTPKTDLHHGGKQEMKHEGRRLVESGRQNIDFSNVDISELSSEVINNMETFDVHEFDQYLPLNGHSAMPPDHGQNSAAGSYGPAYPHPTGGSGAGAPQVWTHKSPPATSPPSNESGQQRPHIKTEQLSPSHYSEQSHSSPTHSDYGSYTAQACATTVSSATATASFSSSQCDYTDLQSSNYYNPYPGYASSLYQYPYFHSSRRPYATPILNSLSIPPSHSPTANWDQPVYTTLTRP; encoded by the exons ATGCTGAATATGAGCGAGGAGCACTCCAAAGCCCTGGAGGCGCCGGGCAGCCCCGCGGGCACGGCCAGCTCCATGTCCCACGTGGACTCGGACTCGGACGCGCCGTCGTCGCCCGCTGGCTCGGAGGGGGCCCCGGGGGTGCCCTCGGCCTCTTCGCAGCGACCCGGCAGCGGCCCCAAAGGCGAGCCGGGCGACGTGGACGAGCGCTTCCCGGCGTGCATCCGCGACGCCGTCTCGCAGGTGCTGAAGGGCTACGACTGGAGCCTGGTGCCCATGCCCGTCCGCGGCAACGGGGCGCTGAAAGCGAAGCCGCACGTCAAGCGGCCCATGAACGCCTTCATGGTGTGGGCGCAGGCCGCCCGGCGGAAGCTGGCTGACCAGTACCCGCATCTGCACAACGCCGAGCTCAGCAAGACGCTCggcaagctgtggcg tTTGCTAAGTGAAAGTGAGAAGCGTCCATTTGTTGAAGAAGCCGAGCGCTTACGAGTCCAGCATAAGAAGGACCACCCAGACTATAAATATCAGCCACGCAGGAGGAAAAGCGTCAAGGCAGGCCAAAGCGATTCTGATTCGGGAGCCGAATTGAGTCATCACAGTGGGAACCAGATCTACAAAGCAGACACTGGTCTGGGATCCATGAGCGAAACTCACCACCACAGTGACCACGCAG GGCAGACCCACGGGCCCCCTaccccacccaccacccccaAGACGGACCTCCACCACGGGGGCAAGCAGGAGATGAAGCACGAGGGGCGCCGCCTAGTCGAGAGCGGCCGGCAGAACATCGATTTCAGCAACGTCGACATCTCTGAGCTGAGCAGTGAGGTGATCAACAACATGGAGACCTTTGACGTCCACGAGTTTGACCAGTACTTGCCGCTCAACGGCCACTCTGCCATGCCGCCTGACCACGGGCAGAACTCTGCGGCAGGGTCTTACGGGCCCGCCTACCCCCACCCGACCGGCGGCAGCGGGGCTGGAGCCCCCCAGGTTTGGACTCACAAGAGCCCTCCCGCCACCTCGCCTCCCTCCAACGAAAGTGGGCAGCAGAGGCCCCACATCAAGACAGAGCAGCTGAGCCCTAGCCACTACAGTGAGCAGTCCCACAGCTCCCCAACTCACTCCGACTACGGCTCCTACACTGCCCAGGCGTGCGCCACTACTGTGTCCTCTGCCACGGCCACGGCCTCTTTCTCCAGTTCCCAGTGCGACTACACAgatctccaaagctccaactacTACAACCCATACCCCGGCTACGCTTCCAGCCTCTACCAGTACCCGTACTTCCACTCCTCGCGCCGGCCGTATGCCACCCCGATCCTCAACAGCTTGTCCATCCCTCCTTCGCACAGCCCCACCGCGAACTGGGACCAGCCGGTCTACACAACTCTGACAAGGCCTTGA